In the Euphorbia lathyris chromosome 5, ddEupLath1.1, whole genome shotgun sequence genome, one interval contains:
- the LOC136229554 gene encoding histone H3.2-like produces MARTKQTARKSTGGKAPRKQLATKAARKSAPATGGVKKPHRFRPGTVALREIRKYQKSTELLIRKLPFQRLVREIAQDFKTDLRFQSSAVSALQEASEAYLVGVFEDTNLCAIHAKRVTIMPKDMQLARRIRGERA; encoded by the coding sequence ATGGCTCGTACTAAGCAAACTGCCAGAAAATCTACCGGAGGAAAGGCACCAAGGAAGCAGCTAGCTACAAAGGCTGCCAGGAAATCTGCTCCGGCTACCGGTGGAGTAAAGAAGCCTCACAGGTTCAGGCCAGGAACTGTGGCCCTTAGAGAAATTAGGAAGTATCAGAAGAGTACTGAGCTCTTAATCAGGAAACTTCCATTCCAGAGATTGGTGAGGGAAATCGCACAAGATTTCAAGACAGATCTGAGATTCCAGAGCAGCGCTGTTTCTGCACTACAGGAGGCGTCTGAAGCCTACTTGGTTGGAGTTTTTGAGGATACAAATCTATGTGCTATTCATGCTAAGAGGGTTACTATTATGCCTAAGGATATGCAGTTGGCTAGGAGAATTAGGGGCGAGAGGGCTTAA